A single window of Jaculus jaculus isolate mJacJac1 chromosome 14, mJacJac1.mat.Y.cur, whole genome shotgun sequence DNA harbors:
- the LOC101607979 gene encoding histone H1.8, protein MASGSGSGVSSSSSPTATLESPEFPDSHKPGPSQSKVVAGRRNPSMLRMVLEALQAKEQRQGTSVVAIKVYILQKYPTVDAARFKYLLKQALDTGMRRGLLTRPANSKARGATGSFRLVPKNKRKSLTKRMGALTAPGRATGAKQVGPKKPQQPKRNSANMAKMEKAITKPGVASKARPCLGSAQEKGSKRANHASNVGTKLGEAKKAAPKSSQAIRVPPSANGFGGKTKVKGSGRRQGATEDPRKTRADGERSKPSASKVHNTVAIPAKKMAAARAPKGTTSHKAEVGPKTKATPQAGGPKPQPPHTTRKTEVPKSPRRPGLLAKASSSKALSKKAKAESWG, encoded by the exons ATGGCTTCCGGAAGCGGCTCcggtgtctcctcctcctcctcccccaccgcTACATTGGAATCACCTGAATTCCCTGACTCTCACAAGCCAG GTCCCAGCCAGAGCAAGGTCGTCGCAGGACGCCGCAACCCCTCGATGCTGCGTATGGTTCTGGAGGCCCTGCAGGCTAAGGAACAGCGCCAGGGCACATCGGTGGTGGCCATCAAGGTCTACATCCTGCAGAAATACCCGACAGTGGATGCCGCCCGCTTTAAGTACCTGCTAAAGCAGGCCCTGGACACTGGCATGCGCCGAGGTCTCCTGACCAGGCCGGCCAACTCCAAAGCGAGGGGCGCCACGGGCAGCTTCAGA TTGGTTCctaagaacaagagaaagagctTGACCAAGAGGATGGGCGCCCTCACAGCTCCCGGGAGAGCCACCGGTGCCAAGCAGGTGGGCCCCAAGAAACCTCAGCAACCAAAGCGAAACTCTGCCAACATGGCCAAGATGGAGAAGGCCATCACGAAACCGGGAGTGGCCAGCAAGGCTCGTCCCTGCTTAGGAAGTGCCCAGGAGAAGGGCTCCAAGAGAGCCAACCATGCCAGCAACGTGGGGACAAAACTGGGAGAGGCAAAGAAGGCCGCTCCAAAATCAAGCCAGGCCATCAGGGTCCCTCCCAGTGCCAATGGGTTCGGCGGGAAGACAAAGGTCAAAGGCAGTGGGCGCAGACAAG GCGCCACAGAAGATCCCAGGAAAACCAGAGCTGATGGCGAGAGATCCAAGCCTTCAGCCAGTAAG GTCCACAACACTGTTGCTATTCCGGCCAAAAAGATGGCGGCAGCTAGAGCACCAAAGGGGACAACAAGTCACAAGGCTGAGGTGGGGCCCAAGACCAAAGCGACTCCCCAGGCTGGGGGCCCCAAGCCGCAGCCCCCACACACAACCAGGAAGACCGAGGTCCCCAAGAGCCCCAGAAGGCCTGGGCTGCTTGCCAAGGCCTCGTCGTCTAAGGCTCTTAGCAAGAAGGCAAAGGCTGAGAGCTGGGGCTAG